A genomic window from Onychostoma macrolepis isolate SWU-2019 chromosome 22, ASM1243209v1, whole genome shotgun sequence includes:
- the LOC131531042 gene encoding SLAM family member 9-like has product MLRPLKLKISETENLVTPVAGVFSESVSVTEGDSVTLKTTVTEVQQADDVLWVFGAEKSVIAKIKKQQQIFSTFNGSDGRFRDRLKLDNQTGFLTITNITTQHAGLYTVEISGEKLSSQTFSVSVYARLSVPVISNSSQCSSPSSSSSQQNCSLLCSVVNVGHVTLSWYKGNSLLSSISVSDLSISLSLPLEVEYQDNNTYSCVLNNPISNQTRHLDISQLCHTCSDQGLPLLYIVLISVAAGSLLIVAAVVRCCCKQRKIVVIHEIYDNDFTPPKPKPRKTFLCCTTLCVSRKKKSKEPVYANIRINNQQ; this is encoded by the exons GTGTGTTTAGTGAGTCAGTGTCAGTGAcggagggagattctgtcactttAAAAACTACTGTTACTGAAGTACAACAAGCTGACGACGTACTGTGGGTATTTGGAGCTGAAAAGTCTGTTatagctaaaattaaaaaacaacagcaaatcTTCTCCACATTTAATGGTtctgatgggagattcagagacagactgaagctggacaatcAGACTGGAtttctgaccatcacaaacatcacaactcAACACGCTGGACTCTATACAGTAGAGATTAGTGGAGAGAAACTGTCATCACAAACATTCAGTGTCTCTGTTTATG CTCGTCTGTCTGTTCCTGTCATCAGTAACTCTTCACAATGTTcttcaccatcatcatcatcatcacagcagaattgttcattgttgtgttcagtggtgaatgtgggtcatgtgactctctcctggtacaaaggaaacagtttattgtccagcatcagtgtgtctgatctcagcatcagtctctctctacctctggaggtggaatatcaggataacaacacctacagctgtgtgctcaacaatcccatcagcaaccagacgagacatctggacatcagtcaACTCTGTCACACATGTTCAG ATCAGGGCCTACCTTTATTGTACATTGTGCTGATTTCTGTTGCTGCTGGATCTCTGTTGATTGTAGCTGCAGTCGTGAGGTGCTGCTGCAAACAGAGAAAAATAG TCGTGATCCACGAGATATACGATAATGATTTTACACCGCCTAAACCAAAACCACGAAAAACG TTTCTGTGTTGCACCACCCTTTGTGTTTCCCGGAAAAAA AAATCAAAAGAGCCTGTGTATGCAAATATCAGGATAAATAATCAGCaatga